The following proteins are encoded in a genomic region of Triticum dicoccoides isolate Atlit2015 ecotype Zavitan chromosome 1B, WEW_v2.0, whole genome shotgun sequence:
- the LOC119340856 gene encoding subtilisin-like protease 4, with the protein METRAFSAVDTLLIFLLINLPPPRTNFSTQMIRSHSVQRSALRLTHRVSFTQHSTRSISPFLLHNSVDISSSRSLPPSLLTLSYRQAHNTKLPTPPFPPRRPSSRTLVSSLPLVHFQLHPHPLPPKTQAQAPPVLLPADPIPTMASLALMLMLTLTLMLLHAPLPAVCDDQGAGLSPSHRTYIVMLRPPVEAGSEDDHRWWQDSFLPTPLAGSDEPRLIHTYTKVFTGFAVRLTEDDLAMVSQRKEFVRAFPDHLWHPSTTHTPKFLGLEKDAGLWRDTNYGQGVIIGVLDTSIYSEHPSFDDSGIPPPPSKWKGSCHGAARCSNKLIGAKFHNFNANDSRDDTGHGTHTSSTAAGNFVSGASVHGLGRGTAAGIAPGAHLAMYRVCTVLGCAASDILAGFDEAVKDGVDVLSISLEPVYDVSFTEDPVSIGALNAVAKGIVVVAAAGNNGPMSFVANSAPWLLTVAAGSVDRSFETIVQLGNGNHINGEALNQTSNSSSKSFPLYVDKHCKSSAGRNVAGKIVICHNTGTVSDKGSSLNQSDISGIMTHECRGGWRSTGQQQRCWLHHPSGGLWQCCAGDRG; encoded by the coding sequence ATGGAGACGAGAGCATTCTCTGCAGTAGATACGCTTCTCATCTTTCTCCTAATTAATCTTCCTCCCCCTAGGACAAATTTCTCTACCCAAATGATACGCAGTCACAGTGTACAACGTAGTGCACTCAGACTCACGCATCGCGTCTCTTTCACTCAACACTCGACACGTAGCATTTCTCCTTTTCTTCTCCACAACTCGGTCGATATCTCTTCCTCTCGGTCACTTCCACCATCCCTGCTCACACTGTCATACAGACAAGCTCACAACACCAAGCTTCCAACACCACCATTCCCTCCTCGCAGACCAAGCTCGCGCACATTGGTGTCCTCTCTCCCTCTTGTTCACTTCCAGCTCCACCCTCACCCTCTTCCTCCAAAGACCCAAGCTCAAGCCCCACCTGTTCTTCTTCCAGCCGATCCCATCCCAACCATGGCATCCTTGGCCCTCATGCTCATGCTCACCCTCACCCTCATGCTACTGCATGCTCCTTTACCTGCGGTATGCGACGACCAAGGTGCAGGCCTCTCTCCAAGCCATCGCACATACATTGTGATGCTGAGGCCACCCGTCGAAGCGGGCAGCGAGGACGACCACCGCTGGTGGCAGGATTCCTTCCTGCCAACGCCTCTCGCCGGCTCCGATGAGCCACGCCTCATCCATACCTACACCAAGGTCTTCACGGGGTTTGCCGTGAGGCTCACCGAAGACGACCTCGCCATGGTGTCCCAGAGGAAAGAGTTTGTGCGGGCGTTTCCAGACCATCTCTGGCACCCCAGCACCACTCACACTCCGAAGTTCCTCGGACTGGAGAAAGATGCCGGGCTGTGGAGGGACACCAACTATGGCCAAGGAGTCATAATCGGGGTCCTAGACACCAGCATATATTCAGAGCATCCTTCCTTTGATGACAGTGGTATCCCGCCACCCCCATCAAAGTGGAAGGGCTCATGCCATGGCGCTGCACGCTGCAGTAACAAGTTGATAGGTGCCAAAttccataatttcaatgcaaatgatTCCAGAGATGACACAGGGCATGGAACACATACCTCGTCCACCGCAGCTGGGAACTTCGTCAGTGGTGCCTCGGTCCATGGCCTCGGCAGGGGCACAGCGGCCGGTATTGCTCCAGGTGCGCACTTGGCCATGTACAGGGTGTGCACGGTTCTGGGGTGTGCAGCCTCGGATATACTTGCTGGGTTTGACGAAGCTGTCAAGGATGGGGTCGATGTGCTCTCGATCTCCCTCGAACCTGTTTACGATGTCAGCTTCACTGAAGACCCAGTCTCTATTGGCGCACTCAATGCGGTAGCCAAGGGCATTGTTGTAGTGGCTGCAGCTGGTAACAATGGACCCATGTCATTTGTTGCCAATTCTGCACCATGGTTGCTTACAGTCGCAGCTGGCTCGGTGGACCGAAGCTTTGAGACTATTGTGCAGCTTGGGAACGGCAACCACATCAATGGGGAAGCTCTTAACCAGACTTCTAACTCAAGCTCCAAGTCATTCCCTTTGTATGTGGACAAACACTGCAAGTCGTCAGCTGGAAGAAATGTGGCCGGCAAAATTGTAATTTGCCATAACACAGGAACAGTGAGTGACAAAGGCTCTTCACTAAACCAGTCtgacatcagtggcatcatgactcATGAGTGCCGGGGCGGCTGGCGTAGTACTGGTCAACAGCAAAGATGCTGGCTTCACCACCCTTCTGGAGGACTATGGCAATGTTGTGCAGGTGACCGTGGCTGA